In the genome of Streptomyces sp. NBC_00433, the window CAACCAGCAGATCACCCAGGCGTGGAACGCCACCGTCACCCAGAGCGGCAAGGCCGTCACCGCGGCCAACATGTCCTACAACGGTACGGTGGCGACCGGCGGGACGGCGACCTTCGGCTTCAACGGGTCGTACAGCGGCACCAACACCTCGCCGACGGCGTTCACTCTGAACGGTGTGGCATGTGGCGGTGGCAGCACGACCGGTGGCAGCACCACTGGCGGTAGCACGACCGGCGGCACCACCACGGGTGGCACCACGACCGGCGGCACCACGACCGGCGGCACCACGACCGGCGGCAGCACCACCGGAGGTAGCACGACCGGTGGCACCACCCCGCCGCCCGGCCAGAAGGTCGACAACCCGTACGTCGGGGCCAAGGGCTACGTCAACCCCGAGTGGTCCGCGCTCGCCGCCGGTGACGGCGGCCAGTCGATCTCCAAGCAGTCGACCGCGGTCTGGCTCGACCGGATCGCCGCGATCAACGGGGTGAACGGCGGGATGGGCCTCAAGGCCCACCTGGACGCGGCAGTGCAGCAGGCCGCGGGTCAGCCGCTGACCATCGAGCTGGTCATCTACGACCTGCCGGGCCGCGACTGCTCGGCGCTGGCCTCCAACGGCGAGCTGGGCCCGACGGACATCGGCCGCTACCAGAGCGAGTACATCGACCCGATCACCGCCCTTGAGGGCAGCTCCGCCTACTCGGGCCTGCGGATCGTCAACATCATCGAGCCCGACTCGCTGCCGAACCTGGTCACCAACGCGGGCGGCACGGACGGTTCGACTGCCGCGTGCGCGACGATGAAGGCCAACGGCAACTACGAGAAGGGCGTCAGCTACGCACTCGCGAAGCTGGGCGCGCTCGGCAACACGTACAACTACCTCGACGCCGGCCACCACGCCTGGCTCGGCTGGGACAGCAACCTCGGCCCCTCCGCGCAGGAGTTCTACAAGGTCGCCACGAGCAACGGCGCCAGCGTGGCCGACGTGCAGGGCTTCATCGTCAACACGGCGAACTACAGCGCCACCGTCGAGCCCAACTTCAAGGTGACCGACAACGTCAACGGCACGACGGTGCGGCAGTCGAAGTGGGTCGACTGGAACAACTACGTGGACGAGCAGTCCTACGCGGTCGGCCTGCGCAACCAGCTGGTCTCCGACGGGTTCTCGTCCAGCATCGGCATGCTGATCGACACCAGCCGCAACGGCTGGGGCGGCTCCTCGCGTCCCACCGGACCGGGCGCCACGACCAGCGTGGACACCTACGTGAACGGTGGCCGCATCGACCGCCGCATCCACGCGGGCAACTGGTGCAACCAGTCGGGTGCGGGCATCGGCGCACGGCCGACCGCCGCTCCCGCGTCGAGCATCGACGCCTACGTGTGGGT includes:
- a CDS encoding glycoside hydrolase family 6 protein yields the protein MVRRRTAALAAGLMVVASGGVAAALSTTSASAATAGCSVTYSVSQWDTGFTTQVTFTNTGAALTSWKLGWSFAGNQQITQAWNATVTQSGKAVTAANMSYNGTVATGGTATFGFNGSYSGTNTSPTAFTLNGVACGGGSTTGGSTTGGSTTGGTTTGGTTTGGTTTGGTTTGGSTTGGSTTGGTTPPPGQKVDNPYVGAKGYVNPEWSALAAGDGGQSISKQSTAVWLDRIAAINGVNGGMGLKAHLDAAVQQAAGQPLTIELVIYDLPGRDCSALASNGELGPTDIGRYQSEYIDPITALEGSSAYSGLRIVNIIEPDSLPNLVTNAGGTDGSTAACATMKANGNYEKGVSYALAKLGALGNTYNYLDAGHHAWLGWDSNLGPSAQEFYKVATSNGASVADVQGFIVNTANYSATVEPNFKVTDNVNGTTVRQSKWVDWNNYVDEQSYAVGLRNQLVSDGFSSSIGMLIDTSRNGWGGSSRPTGPGATTSVDTYVNGGRIDRRIHAGNWCNQSGAGIGARPTAAPASSIDAYVWVKPPGESDGASQAVSNDEGKGFDQMCDPTYGGNARNGNNPTGALANAPLAGHWFSAQFHQLIANAYPPLS